Proteins found in one Massilia sp. H6 genomic segment:
- a CDS encoding PstS family phosphate ABC transporter substrate-binding protein: MPRLSIRSLKKMYVTLIVGAVSGLVSIGVHAADESKQLLVGGTGSALCTMQKLADGFEKANPEIQVKVLQSLGSGGGIKALMAGRLTVSVSSRPLTESEILNGLLSQEIARTPFVFAVHSKTPASNMTLGQVAAMYAGKTKTWSDGTTVRPVLRPISDIDTDTVRKMSAELDQAIQSAHQREGKNIAITDTDAADELERIPGSIGTSALALIACEERRVKVLKVNGIEPNKLNLVNIQYPHMKSIYLIVNKNAPSIAQKFVKYINSTAGSKIIMSNGNLASASSK, encoded by the coding sequence ATGCCACGCTTATCTATCCGATCATTGAAAAAAATGTATGTCACCCTGATTGTGGGAGCCGTATCAGGGCTTGTTTCGATCGGAGTCCATGCCGCTGATGAGTCGAAACAACTCCTGGTCGGTGGAACAGGCTCAGCGCTGTGCACCATGCAGAAGCTAGCGGACGGCTTTGAAAAAGCCAATCCAGAAATCCAGGTCAAAGTTCTTCAGAGTCTTGGTAGCGGGGGAGGGATCAAAGCCCTGATGGCCGGCAGGCTTACTGTAAGTGTAAGTTCCCGGCCCCTAACCGAATCTGAAATACTTAACGGTTTGTTGAGTCAGGAAATTGCTAGAACACCCTTTGTATTCGCTGTTCACTCAAAAACTCCTGCAAGCAATATGACACTAGGCCAGGTCGCTGCAATGTACGCCGGCAAAACAAAGACATGGTCAGACGGCACGACCGTTCGCCCTGTGCTAAGGCCGATCAGTGATATTGATACCGATACTGTACGAAAGATGTCCGCTGAGCTCGATCAGGCGATTCAGTCAGCGCATCAGCGTGAGGGTAAAAATATCGCTATTACAGATACCGACGCAGCTGATGAGCTGGAGCGAATTCCTGGTTCAATTGGAACATCGGCGCTGGCATTGATAGCCTGCGAAGAAAGGCGGGTCAAGGTGCTAAAGGTAAATGGAATAGAGCCTAATAAGTTAAATCTGGTAAACATTCAATATCCGCATATGAAATCGATTTACCTTATAGTGAACAAGAATGCCCCTTCTATTGCGCAAAAATTCGTTAAATATATTAATTCGACCGCAGGATCGAAAATTATAATGAGTAATGGAAACCTGGCTTCCGCGTCGAGCAAATGA
- a CDS encoding bifunctional diguanylate cyclase/phosphodiesterase: protein MKPDKSDSRLTKLIAAVAYSVAVLVTISIPSIYFAAQYKDVTGSVRTLSTIYGSLVTKAINKNPVMWRFEEHKLMALVEENAAADASFIRYAVLDLGRNPIVRSSQKPLPWPVIDHEKELYDSTTLVGYYKVEQSIQPLLAKTMWALLGGAILGLLVALTLKYLPLRALMQSQQRLMHLAHHDVLTGLPNRALLNDRLEQAISHAKRYDRYVTVVFIDLDNFKHINDSLGHDTGDELLRQVADRLQRSVRGTDTVVRLGGDEFVIILFDQPDQNEPVTGTIVRMRDKIAEPMHIGAQILQITPSMGIANYPGDGEDVNTLLKNADAAMYQAKDLGRNNFQFYTHEMNRKMQERIFLKEGLVKALKGDEFVLVYQPQVDLRSKEIVGVETLIRWKHPERGLIPPVEFIPMAEETGMIVQIGAWVLHTACQQNKAWQDAGLAPIKMSVNVSPRQFREKDFVACVKSVLESTKMEPRYLELEITESLIMDNVERAVVTMNELNAIGVQLSIDDFGTGYSSLSSLKHFPVARLKIDRSFVKGLPGDKDDNAIAMAVIALGHRLNLKIVAEGVETEQQLGFLCDNECDEMQGYHFSKPISAAEIFEMMTAARDTPHEAIAV, encoded by the coding sequence ATGAAGCCGGATAAGAGTGATTCACGACTGACCAAACTTATTGCCGCTGTGGCATATAGCGTCGCAGTTTTGGTGACGATTTCGATACCGTCGATTTATTTTGCCGCTCAGTACAAAGATGTGACAGGCTCAGTCAGAACGCTAAGCACGATCTACGGATCGCTGGTGACGAAAGCCATCAATAAGAACCCGGTAATGTGGCGCTTCGAAGAGCATAAGCTCATGGCGCTGGTCGAGGAGAACGCTGCGGCGGATGCGTCGTTCATCAGGTACGCCGTTCTGGACCTCGGTCGCAATCCAATTGTGCGCAGTTCGCAGAAGCCACTCCCATGGCCCGTTATCGATCATGAAAAGGAGCTATACGATTCGACAACTCTGGTGGGTTATTACAAAGTCGAACAATCGATCCAGCCACTTCTGGCAAAGACCATGTGGGCGCTGCTCGGCGGAGCAATACTTGGGCTGCTGGTAGCGCTTACGTTAAAATATTTGCCGCTTCGTGCATTAATGCAGTCGCAACAGCGTCTAATGCATCTGGCACATCACGATGTTCTGACTGGCTTGCCTAATCGTGCCTTGCTAAACGATAGGCTCGAGCAGGCTATTTCGCATGCGAAGCGATATGATCGATACGTCACAGTTGTTTTTATCGATCTCGACAATTTCAAGCATATTAACGATAGCTTGGGTCATGATACGGGCGACGAGTTGCTTCGGCAAGTTGCTGATCGATTGCAGCGATCAGTTCGTGGAACCGATACGGTGGTCCGACTTGGGGGCGATGAATTCGTCATTATCCTGTTTGACCAGCCGGATCAAAATGAACCGGTTACGGGCACTATCGTCAGGATGCGGGATAAAATTGCAGAGCCAATGCACATTGGAGCGCAAATCCTGCAAATTACTCCAAGCATGGGGATCGCCAACTATCCAGGCGATGGCGAAGACGTCAATACGTTGCTCAAGAACGCAGACGCGGCTATGTATCAAGCAAAAGACCTCGGGAGAAATAATTTCCAGTTCTATACACATGAGATGAACCGCAAAATGCAGGAGCGAATTTTCCTGAAGGAAGGCCTTGTAAAGGCACTGAAAGGCGACGAATTCGTTCTTGTATACCAGCCTCAGGTCGATCTCCGGTCCAAGGAAATAGTTGGCGTCGAAACGCTCATTCGATGGAAGCATCCGGAACGCGGTCTCATTCCTCCGGTGGAATTCATACCTATGGCGGAAGAAACCGGCATGATCGTTCAGATTGGAGCATGGGTTCTACACACGGCGTGCCAACAGAACAAGGCTTGGCAGGATGCGGGGCTGGCTCCTATCAAAATGTCCGTTAACGTGTCACCACGGCAGTTCCGAGAAAAAGACTTTGTCGCCTGTGTGAAATCAGTACTGGAAAGTACCAAAATGGAACCGCGGTATCTCGAGTTGGAGATTACTGAAAGCCTTATTATGGATAATGTCGAGCGGGCCGTTGTAACCATGAACGAGCTTAATGCAATAGGTGTCCAGCTCTCTATTGATGACTTCGGAACGGGTTACTCAAGCCTGAGCTCGCTTAAGCACTTTCCTGTTGCACGGTTAAAGATCGACCGATCGTTTGTAAAAGGGTTGCCGGGAGATAAAGATGACAACGCCATTGCAATGGCTGTCATTGCCCTCGGTCACCGTTTGAATTTGAAAATCGTAGCCGAAGGCGTCGAAACCGAGCAGCAGCTCGGTTTCTTATGTGATAACGAATGTGATGAGATGCAGGGGTATCATTTTAGCAAGCCCATATCAGCGGCAGAAATCTTCGAAATGATGACAGCTGCGCGCGATACGCCCCATGAAGCAATAGCTGTATAA
- a CDS encoding porin, with the protein MKKKHFAALMLFSFAANAQAQSSMSIYGLVDLGLAKTSGKTLIVRENHASRLGIRGVENLGGGLSAVFNLEIEILADTGAHKGALFERQANVGVRGGFGTAYLGRTKNLVDSAQNRVEPFATDGVVGKVNEAMMRGGVGVSRVSNSLTYVSPSLSGLVISAQAVASEVTGAHSGFGVLATYDNGPISMHAGYESTVQTMATLVEPTLWVVGGGYKIGPAKVTAAYSKGDTGVGTTGTFNSYLVGLVYTIGQGDAKAGYGNQTQSNSRVSNLNTVKELGIGYDYHLSKRTDLYAYAGRERVKSLTSIQLGLSHKF; encoded by the coding sequence ATGAAAAAAAAGCATTTTGCAGCACTCATGCTCTTCTCCTTCGCTGCAAATGCACAGGCCCAGTCGAGCATGAGTATTTACGGCTTGGTCGACCTTGGCTTAGCCAAGACCTCTGGCAAGACGTTAATCGTGCGTGAAAACCATGCATCACGTCTCGGCATTCGCGGGGTCGAAAACCTTGGCGGGGGCTTGTCGGCGGTATTCAATCTCGAAATCGAAATTTTGGCCGACACTGGTGCGCATAAGGGTGCACTGTTCGAGCGCCAAGCCAACGTTGGAGTACGAGGCGGATTCGGTACCGCGTACCTCGGGCGTACCAAAAACCTGGTTGATAGCGCACAAAACCGGGTCGAACCGTTCGCCACCGACGGCGTCGTTGGCAAGGTCAATGAAGCGATGATGCGAGGTGGCGTCGGCGTCTCGCGCGTCAGCAATTCGCTGACCTATGTAAGCCCTTCGCTCAGCGGCCTGGTAATAAGCGCACAAGCGGTGGCAAGCGAAGTGACGGGCGCTCACAGTGGTTTCGGCGTGCTGGCAACCTACGATAACGGCCCGATCAGCATGCACGCTGGTTACGAGAGCACAGTGCAGACCATGGCGACGCTGGTCGAGCCGACACTGTGGGTTGTGGGTGGCGGTTACAAGATTGGTCCGGCGAAAGTGACCGCAGCGTACTCAAAGGGCGACACCGGAGTCGGCACTACCGGCACTTTCAACAGCTACCTGGTGGGCTTGGTCTATACCATCGGTCAGGGCGATGCGAAAGCCGGGTACGGCAATCAGACGCAGAGCAACAGCCGGGTCAGCAACCTCAATACAGTCAAGGAATTGGGCATCGGTTATGATTATCACCTGTCAAAACGCACCGACTTATATGCCTATGCCGGACGCGAGCGCGTCAAGTCTCTGACGTCAATTCAGCTTGGCTTGTCCCACAAGTTTTAA
- a CDS encoding lipocalin family protein — MHTALLALLAPLALLIAVQAQPAAAAPAATQPLATIATLDAKRYMGTWYEIAKFPNSFQKKCIGFTTATYRARDDGRIDVINRCRLADGNDNVASGVARQPEGPASPKLEVRFAPAILSFLPMVWGDYWVIDLDADYQLAAVSEPQRDYLWILARTPKVDPASYNALLGRLQAQGLDLNRLELTKQAQ; from the coding sequence ATGCACACTGCCTTACTTGCCTTACTTGCCCCGCTGGCCCTGCTGATCGCGGTCCAGGCCCAGCCTGCCGCCGCCGCACCCGCCGCTACCCAGCCGCTTGCCACCATCGCCACGCTCGACGCCAAGCGCTACATGGGAACCTGGTACGAAATCGCCAAATTCCCGAACAGCTTCCAGAAAAAATGCATTGGATTCACGACCGCCACCTATCGCGCGCGCGACGACGGCCGGATCGACGTCATCAACCGCTGCCGCCTAGCGGACGGCAACGACAATGTCGCCAGCGGCGTCGCGCGCCAGCCCGAGGGGCCGGCCTCGCCAAAGCTGGAAGTGCGCTTCGCACCTGCCATTCTGTCGTTTCTGCCGATGGTCTGGGGCGACTACTGGGTGATCGACCTCGACGCCGACTACCAGCTGGCGGCGGTCAGCGAACCCCAGCGCGACTACCTGTGGATCCTGGCGCGCACGCCCAAGGTCGACCCGGCATCCTACAATGCCCTGCTCGGCCGACTGCAAGCACAGGGCCTGGACCTGAACCGGCTCGAGCTCACCAAGCAGGCGCAATAA
- the epsC gene encoding serine O-acetyltransferase EpsC — protein MNNDFPHSTGSVQWQLGPIIDALRTSRESTHNIRHQGRVRELPSREVLTQVVNGVSAALFPTHYGRPDLNDESIDYFVGDTLNVTLDRLVEQVRRALRFSPQFAEDQEPVLAQRARAITHEFARSLPAIRALLVSDVQAALGGDPAASSVAEIMLCYPGTIAVLYHRLAHCLHRLGVPFLARLVADIAHSLTGIDIHPAATIGGSFFIDHGTGVVIGETAILGERVRLYQAVTLGAKRFPVDASGALVKGAPRHPIVEDDVVIYAGATILGRITVGAGSTIGGNVWLTQSVPPGSNVSQAQSRNT, from the coding sequence ATGAATAACGACTTTCCACATTCCACCGGCTCCGTGCAATGGCAGCTCGGTCCTATCATCGACGCACTGCGCACCTCGCGCGAGTCGACCCACAACATTCGCCACCAGGGACGCGTCCGCGAACTGCCCTCGCGCGAGGTCTTGACGCAGGTAGTCAATGGCGTGTCGGCGGCGCTGTTTCCTACCCATTACGGACGGCCTGACCTGAACGACGAGAGCATCGATTATTTTGTAGGCGACACGCTTAACGTGACCCTCGACCGGCTGGTCGAACAAGTGCGGCGGGCGCTGCGCTTTTCGCCGCAGTTCGCAGAAGACCAGGAGCCGGTGCTGGCGCAGCGCGCGCGCGCCATCACGCACGAGTTCGCGCGCAGCCTGCCGGCGATCCGCGCGCTGCTGGTGTCAGACGTACAAGCCGCCCTGGGAGGCGATCCGGCTGCCAGTTCGGTGGCCGAGATCATGCTGTGCTACCCCGGCACCATCGCGGTCTTGTACCACCGGCTGGCGCACTGCCTGCACCGCCTCGGCGTGCCGTTTCTGGCGCGCCTGGTTGCCGACATCGCGCATTCGCTCACCGGCATCGACATCCATCCGGCAGCAACCATTGGCGGCAGCTTCTTTATCGACCATGGCACCGGCGTCGTCATCGGCGAAACCGCCATCCTCGGCGAGCGCGTGCGCCTGTATCAGGCGGTGACGCTGGGCGCTAAGCGTTTTCCGGTGGACGCCAGCGGCGCACTGGTCAAGGGGGCACCGCGCCACCCGATCGTCGAGGACGACGTCGTCATCTATGCCGGTGCCACCATCCTTGGCCGCATCACGGTGGGGGCCGGATCTACCATCGGCGGCAATGTCTGGCTGACGCAAAGCGTGCCGCCGGGCAGCAACGTCTCGCAGGCCCAGTCGCGCAATACCTGA
- a CDS encoding alpha/beta fold hydrolase, whose amino-acid sequence MSLLLVPGYMLDETLWDDVSQGLGKFGPLAHADLRHDATIEGMAARALASAAPSFILVGFSLGGYVAREIVRLAPGRVRALVLIATSTRPDSPALRHSRATVGKAAASVSFSGLSRTAIATSLHPKQRDNLAMIERVRAMGMGLGGEVFRRQSALERAGDRDRLHEIGCPTLVIAAGQDRLRSRAESDELHAGIPGADYVVIEDSGHMLPIEAPAQLLAAMLPWLDRIAPG is encoded by the coding sequence ATGTCACTCCTCCTTGTTCCCGGCTATATGCTCGACGAGACGCTCTGGGACGACGTCAGCCAGGGACTCGGCAAGTTCGGGCCGCTGGCGCACGCCGATTTGCGTCATGATGCCACCATCGAAGGCATGGCCGCCCGGGCGCTGGCCAGCGCCGCACCCAGTTTCATTCTGGTCGGCTTTTCGCTGGGCGGCTATGTCGCCCGCGAGATCGTGCGCCTGGCCCCCGGGCGCGTGCGGGCCCTGGTCCTGATTGCCACCTCGACCCGGCCCGACTCGCCCGCGCTGCGGCATAGCCGCGCCACGGTCGGCAAGGCCGCAGCGTCGGTGTCATTCTCGGGATTGAGCCGCACGGCGATTGCCACCTCGCTGCACCCGAAACAGCGCGACAACCTGGCCATGATCGAGCGCGTGCGCGCGATGGGCATGGGCCTGGGCGGCGAGGTATTCCGGCGCCAGTCGGCACTGGAGCGCGCGGGCGACCGCGATCGGCTGCACGAGATCGGCTGCCCGACCCTGGTGATCGCGGCCGGGCAGGATCGGCTGCGCAGCCGCGCCGAGTCCGACGAGCTCCACGCCGGCATTCCGGGAGCCGACTATGTCGTAATCGAAGATAGCGGCCATATGCTGCCGATCGAGGCGCCCGCGCAGTTGCTCGCGGCCATGCTGCCCTGGCTCGATCGGATCGCGCCAGGCTAG
- a CDS encoding UV damage endonuclease UvsE, which produces MPPELGLVCITSSKDVRYRTVTRKRLLEQSDEGQRRILEDIYRDNIQTFDKALAYCLAEKIGLYRIPSSIFPFADEDIGRAVLAPFATTLGRSGRRALDLGIRLVMHPDQFVVLSSDSEGVVANSIKILQMHAEIMDLLEQPRSPWALLEVHGGKGQRADALVERIALLPDGIRCRLGLENDEYAYGADEIHDICMRSSVPMVFDAHHHIVHAKLSSYEDPSVGAMLRKARATWANPAHQLVHISNGRESFNDRQHSDLISVMPSSYLAAPYIEIEAKLKEEAIRGLRAWSMGTPA; this is translated from the coding sequence ATGCCTCCTGAGCTCGGCCTCGTCTGCATCACCTCGTCGAAAGACGTCCGCTACCGCACGGTCACCCGCAAGCGACTGCTCGAGCAGTCCGACGAAGGGCAGCGCCGCATCCTCGAAGACATTTACCGCGACAATATCCAGACCTTTGACAAGGCATTGGCCTATTGCCTGGCCGAAAAAATCGGGCTGTACCGCATTCCGTCGTCGATCTTCCCCTTCGCCGATGAAGACATCGGCCGCGCCGTGCTGGCTCCGTTTGCCACCACCCTGGGGCGCTCCGGCCGGCGCGCGCTTGATCTCGGCATCCGGCTGGTGATGCACCCCGACCAATTCGTGGTGCTCAGCTCGGATTCGGAGGGCGTCGTGGCCAACAGTATCAAGATCCTGCAGATGCATGCCGAGATCATGGACCTGCTCGAACAGCCGCGCTCGCCGTGGGCGCTGTTAGAGGTGCATGGGGGCAAGGGCCAACGCGCAGATGCGCTGGTCGAACGCATTGCGCTGCTACCCGACGGCATTCGCTGCCGCCTCGGGCTGGAAAACGACGAATACGCCTACGGCGCCGACGAAATTCACGACATCTGCATGCGCTCTAGCGTGCCGATGGTGTTCGATGCCCACCACCATATCGTGCATGCGAAGCTGTCGAGCTACGAAGACCCCAGCGTCGGCGCCATGCTGCGCAAGGCGCGCGCAACCTGGGCCAATCCGGCCCACCAGCTGGTACATATCTCGAATGGGCGCGAAAGCTTCAACGACCGCCAGCATTCCGATCTCATCTCTGTCATGCCTTCGTCCTACCTTGCCGCGCCGTATATCGAGATCGAGGCCAAGCTCAAAGAAGAAGCGATCCGCGGCCTGCGCGCCTGGTCGATGGGCACACCCGCCTAG
- a CDS encoding CAP domain-containing protein, protein MAAHFLPFLLLPLLALASSSPSQAAAAPLPANRAEALTSLVNAYRKAPGTCGGRAVAPVDALTTPPALARVRIGPATFIEAALERAGYAADHAETVSVTGPQTAADAMTVLQEKYCKTLLNPRFSAVGSYREGNTWTVLLARPSPPLPSALYPDWRDAGQAILARVNAARASKRTCGTQAYPPSAPLRWDPELGQAALAHSRDMAALRYFSHQAKDGSTAAERARRAGYQWQRVGENIAFGQRTPEEVVAGWLDSPGHCANIMNPGFTEMGAAYGMASEHRAGLIYWTQVFGRRR, encoded by the coding sequence TTGGCGGCACATTTCCTCCCGTTCCTGCTCCTGCCCCTGCTCGCGCTCGCGTCTTCCAGTCCGAGCCAGGCTGCTGCCGCGCCATTGCCAGCGAACCGCGCCGAAGCATTGACCAGCCTGGTCAATGCCTACCGCAAGGCACCCGGCACCTGCGGCGGCCGCGCCGTCGCCCCGGTGGATGCACTCACCACGCCCCCGGCACTGGCGCGCGTGCGCATCGGGCCTGCTACCTTTATCGAGGCAGCCCTGGAACGCGCCGGCTACGCCGCCGACCATGCCGAGACCGTCAGCGTCACCGGCCCACAGACTGCGGCCGATGCCATGACGGTGTTACAGGAAAAATACTGCAAGACGCTGCTGAACCCCCGCTTCTCGGCGGTCGGCAGCTATCGCGAGGGCAATACCTGGACGGTCCTGCTCGCCCGTCCGTCGCCACCGCTACCCTCTGCCCTGTATCCAGACTGGCGCGACGCCGGCCAGGCGATCCTGGCCCGGGTCAATGCGGCGCGTGCCAGCAAACGCACCTGCGGCACCCAGGCCTACCCGCCCTCGGCGCCGCTGCGTTGGGACCCGGAGCTGGGGCAAGCGGCCCTGGCACACAGCCGCGACATGGCGGCGCTGCGCTATTTCAGCCACCAGGCCAAGGATGGCAGTACCGCCGCCGAACGGGCCCGGCGCGCCGGCTACCAGTGGCAGCGCGTGGGCGAGAACATTGCGTTCGGCCAGCGCACACCAGAAGAAGTCGTCGCCGGCTGGCTCGATAGCCCCGGCCATTGCGCCAACATCATGAACCCCGGATTCACCGAGATGGGCGCCGCCTACGGCATGGCCAGCGAGCATCGCGCCGGACTCATCTATTGGACCCAGGTGTTCGGGCGCCGCCGCTAA
- a CDS encoding GGDEF domain-containing protein produces MTIDVPLYKNKVLFLSQNFFIKDNRSELLLCAHKYDFDILFFSEVSSFVAAVESDQCKGLHVIDLDALHTMQADMQDSRKTLMLGELLQRLPSEQNYVYLQSARQGSRFLLQQRLVDSNCLAYAEKPIANDVLVDKLFNLFVQQKRGDMIRLVYLGELGDLDPAQLLCERIEVTQHLDAQTLHLRVKELQPDIVLITDAEFTRTESLVRVLRKNMEADPVREIALLQMQPDPVLTRRALASGFDAIIPMGDAGLLAAQLINRASKIRISRDLIGKDRATGLLNKVGLQKKAQELIRRAGLESRPLAFGVIDIDKFKTINDTWGHYFGDIVIKRLSLTLASQVGESDLLSRFGGEEFVVVFWDCTLEQGQAKLDAMRQAFGAIAFEVGTGELRHFSFSGGVASYPEYKSENELFLQADAMLYQAKQGGRNQICTGSSGQATKTPTASVGAG; encoded by the coding sequence ATGACGATCGACGTGCCGCTTTACAAGAACAAGGTATTGTTCTTGTCTCAGAACTTTTTCATCAAGGACAATCGGTCCGAGTTGCTCCTGTGCGCGCACAAATACGATTTCGACATTCTTTTCTTCAGCGAAGTCAGCAGTTTTGTCGCCGCGGTTGAAAGCGACCAGTGCAAGGGCCTGCACGTCATTGACCTGGATGCCCTGCATACCATGCAGGCAGACATGCAGGACAGCCGCAAGACCCTGATGCTGGGTGAACTGCTGCAGCGTCTGCCGAGCGAACAGAACTATGTCTACCTGCAGAGTGCGCGCCAGGGGAGTCGCTTCCTGCTGCAGCAGCGCCTGGTGGACAGCAATTGCCTGGCCTATGCCGAGAAGCCGATCGCCAACGACGTCCTGGTCGACAAGCTGTTCAACCTGTTTGTCCAGCAAAAGCGCGGCGACATGATCCGCCTGGTTTACCTGGGCGAGCTCGGTGACCTGGATCCGGCGCAGTTGCTGTGCGAGCGCATCGAAGTGACCCAGCACCTGGATGCCCAGACCCTGCATTTGCGGGTCAAGGAGCTGCAGCCCGATATCGTGCTCATCACGGACGCCGAATTCACGCGTACCGAGTCGCTGGTGCGGGTACTCAGGAAGAACATGGAGGCAGACCCGGTACGCGAAATCGCCCTGTTGCAGATGCAGCCGGACCCGGTGCTGACGCGGCGTGCGCTGGCCAGCGGTTTCGATGCGATCATACCGATGGGCGATGCGGGCCTGCTGGCGGCGCAGCTGATCAACCGGGCCAGCAAGATCCGTATCAGCCGCGATCTGATTGGCAAGGATCGCGCCACCGGCCTGCTCAACAAGGTCGGCTTGCAGAAGAAGGCGCAGGAACTGATCCGGCGCGCGGGACTGGAGTCGCGCCCGCTGGCGTTCGGCGTCATTGACATCGACAAGTTCAAGACCATCAATGATACTTGGGGCCATTATTTCGGCGACATCGTGATCAAGCGCCTGTCGTTGACGCTGGCATCACAGGTCGGCGAGTCGGACCTGCTCAGCCGTTTCGGCGGTGAAGAATTCGTGGTCGTGTTCTGGGATTGCACGCTCGAACAGGGGCAAGCGAAGCTCGATGCCATGCGCCAGGCCTTCGGCGCCATTGCGTTCGAGGTCGGCACCGGCGAGCTGCGCCATTTCTCCTTCAGCGGCGGGGTTGCATCCTATCCCGAGTACAAAAGCGAGAATGAGTTATTTTTGCAGGCGGACGCGATGCTGTACCAGGCCAAGCAGGGCGGACGCAACCAGATCTGCACCGGCTCGTCCGGACAAGCAACAAAAACGCCAACCGCATCGGTTGGCGCTGGCTGA
- a CDS encoding host attachment protein, with product MPTTWILSANAGRARFFAESDPAKPLQEIKDMISSGAQMRTQDTETDKLGPTAAAGSRHSIGGHEGAGMAHNAKAGAPNKLYQPAQTPAQHQAELFARDVSDYLLKAHQDGSYQQLIIAASPEFLGTLRQHMDAQVKGLIKSEFNKDYTHSNAQELREHLHTQAAKAE from the coding sequence ATGCCAACGACCTGGATTCTCTCGGCCAACGCAGGCCGCGCACGATTCTTCGCGGAGTCTGATCCGGCCAAGCCTTTGCAGGAAATCAAAGACATGATCAGTTCGGGAGCGCAGATGCGCACCCAGGATACCGAGACCGATAAACTTGGCCCCACCGCCGCGGCGGGCAGTCGCCACAGCATCGGCGGCCACGAGGGCGCCGGCATGGCCCACAATGCCAAGGCCGGGGCGCCAAACAAGCTGTACCAGCCTGCGCAAACGCCGGCCCAGCACCAGGCCGAACTGTTTGCCAGAGATGTCTCCGATTACCTGCTGAAAGCACACCAGGACGGCAGCTATCAACAATTGATCATTGCCGCCTCGCCCGAATTCCTGGGAACCTTGCGCCAACATATGGACGCGCAGGTAAAAGGCTTGATCAAGTCCGAGTTCAACAAGGACTATACGCATTCCAACGCGCAGGAACTGCGCGAGCACTTGCACACACAGGCGGCGAAGGCTGAATAA
- a CDS encoding fasciclin domain-containing protein — protein MKKLLLGAAMAFSLSAANAADIVDTAKSAGSFTTLIAVVQAAGLVDTLKGPGPFTVFAPTDAAFAKIPKAKLDALLKDKAALTKVLTYHVVPGKVMAASVKPGAVATVEGSKLTVSMKGKDVMVDKAKVVKTDVQADNGVIHVIDSVVMPN, from the coding sequence ATGAAAAAACTGTTACTCGGCGCCGCGATGGCATTCTCTCTTTCCGCCGCAAACGCCGCCGACATCGTCGACACCGCCAAGTCGGCTGGCAGCTTCACTACCCTGATCGCGGTCGTCCAGGCGGCGGGTCTGGTCGATACTCTCAAGGGCCCCGGCCCGTTCACGGTCTTCGCACCGACGGATGCAGCCTTTGCCAAGATTCCAAAGGCGAAACTGGACGCCCTCTTGAAAGACAAGGCGGCACTGACCAAGGTCCTGACTTACCACGTGGTGCCTGGCAAGGTAATGGCCGCCAGCGTCAAGCCTGGTGCCGTTGCGACGGTCGAGGGCAGCAAGCTGACCGTCAGCATGAAGGGCAAGGACGTCATGGTCGACAAGGCCAAGGTCGTCAAGACCGACGTGCAGGCCGATAATGGCGTTATCCATGTCATCGACTCGGTGGTCATGCCGAACTAA
- a CDS encoding heme-binding protein — MTSMMRISSRGATARHPAWLARFVALLSLAMLPLASQAVEEPAYTTVRSFPSFEIRQYAGYTVAEVIVDETADDAGKRAFPILAGYIFGKNKGERKLAMTAPVTQTPVPVKMEMTAPVTQSATQGGMLVQFVLPADITMDNAPEPLDPRVMLRAVPPKRVAVIRYSGFWSDANYNKHLRELQDGLRAAGIAWKGEPVLSRYDGPMTPWFMRRNEIWLNVD; from the coding sequence ATGACATCCATGATGCGCATTTCCAGCCGCGGCGCCACGGCTCGCCACCCCGCCTGGCTCGCCCGTTTCGTCGCCCTGCTCTCGCTTGCCATGCTGCCCCTGGCCAGCCAGGCTGTCGAGGAACCCGCCTACACCACGGTGCGCAGCTTCCCGAGCTTCGAGATTCGCCAATATGCTGGCTACACCGTCGCCGAAGTCATCGTCGACGAGACCGCGGACGATGCAGGCAAGCGCGCCTTTCCTATCCTGGCGGGCTATATCTTTGGCAAGAACAAGGGTGAGCGCAAGCTGGCCATGACCGCGCCGGTGACCCAGACCCCGGTGCCGGTCAAGATGGAGATGACCGCACCGGTGACCCAGAGCGCCACCCAGGGCGGCATGCTGGTCCAGTTCGTGCTGCCAGCTGACATCACGATGGACAATGCCCCGGAACCGCTCGATCCGCGCGTCATGCTACGCGCGGTGCCGCCCAAGCGCGTGGCGGTGATTCGCTACTCGGGCTTCTGGTCGGATGCCAACTACAACAAGCATCTGCGCGAACTGCAGGACGGCTTGCGCGCAGCCGGGATTGCCTGGAAGGGTGAGCCGGTACTGTCGCGCTACGATGGCCCCATGACGCCCTGGTTCATGCGCCGCAACGAGATCTGGCTGAACGTCGACTGA